GACGCCTCCATCCCTGGAGGTAAGAACTATATCACGCCAGCCGGCGCCGAGCGCATGCGGCAGGAATTAAAGAAGCTGCGCTACGAGGAGCGTCCAGAGGTTACCAAGGTAGTTTCCTGGGCAGCCGGTAATGGGGATCGCTCCGAGAACGGTGATTACCAATACGGCAAGAAGCGCTTAAGGGAGATCGATAGACGGATGCGCTTTCTTGCAAAGCGTCTTGAAGCGGCTGAGATAGTTGACCCGTTAGTTATAACGGCAACATATGTTCAGTTCGGCGCTACGGTGTTGCTTAGGTACGAGGACGGCAGTGAGCGCACCTTCTCAATAGTAGGTATAGATGAGGTAGATGTGGCCCGTGGTCGTATAAGTTGGCGCTCACCGCTCGCCAACGCGCTACTTAAGGCACAGCAGGGGGATGTTGTTATCTTTAACGCTCCCAATGGACAGCAGGAGGTTGAGGTCTGCTCCATTAAGTATGTCGAGTTGACGTAGGCGCAGAGGTGCAAAGTTAATCAGCAGCCCCTAAGGGGCCGATTTGCGGAGCCCGTCCAGCAGCGCAAGCTGCTGGCGCAGCAATGCGGTGGGGGTGGTAACATTAACTGGTCACAAAATCTGCCGTCCCCGATCAGGGGACGACCAATCGAATTACCTATGAAACTTCGCCGTAATCTGAGTAGCTTGAATCGCGACATTAAACTACGGTGACCAGTTACAAAACAAGCTATATATCAGGGGCTTATCTGCTGTAGTACACATTATGGAGTAAGTTGGGCATAACTACCTAGATACGTTTTTAGGTAATTTTATGTTCAAACCGCCTGACCAAATAGTCAGCACAAAAGAACAGGAGCCTGGGTCTCGCATGCCCACCCTGCCCACGACTGAGAAGATTGAGTCTGCTCTGAGGTCGTTGGAGAGGGGCGGCACGTTATTCGTTGATGTAACCGGAGCCGTACATAACGATAAGCGACAATTTCTTAACGGGACGGCAGAACCATTAGTATCGTTTAAAAGGCCGTTCGATGATCGCGGGGTCTTTATAGTTCACTCCGGTC
This is a stretch of genomic DNA from Pseudomonadota bacterium. It encodes these proteins:
- the greB gene encoding transcription elongation factor GreB, with the translated sequence MSKAFTREGDENVEDLGAEVDASIPGGKNYITPAGAERMRQELKKLRYEERPEVTKVVSWAAGNGDRSENGDYQYGKKRLREIDRRMRFLAKRLEAAEIVDPLVITATYVQFGATVLLRYEDGSERTFSIVGIDEVDVARGRISWRSPLANALLKAQQGDVVIFNAPNGQQEVEVCSIKYVELT